The Erythrobacter insulae genome window below encodes:
- a CDS encoding FKBP-type peptidyl-prolyl cis-trans isomerase, translated as MRGLAFAAVTAALMAATPLLAQDESAKAADPADGSAEQAKNDLAWHSAQQTYLFGLTAADGWRQMNGGLRWRWTEYNGSDERPSVADVVTVHYEGKLIDGTVFDSSYPRGEPATFPLGRLIPGWQMAIPQMGVGETIEIAVPADLAYGPVGRGPIPGNATLVFKVELIGIAE; from the coding sequence ATGCGGGGCCTGGCTTTTGCGGCTGTTACTGCGGCGCTGATGGCGGCCACGCCGCTGCTTGCCCAAGATGAAAGCGCCAAGGCGGCTGATCCGGCAGATGGCTCTGCCGAGCAAGCGAAGAATGATCTTGCGTGGCACTCTGCGCAGCAAACCTATCTGTTCGGCCTGACGGCGGCGGATGGGTGGCGCCAGATGAATGGCGGGCTTCGCTGGCGCTGGACCGAGTACAATGGCTCAGATGAAAGGCCGAGCGTCGCGGATGTCGTAACCGTCCATTACGAAGGCAAATTGATCGACGGAACCGTATTCGACAGCTCGTATCCGCGCGGCGAACCGGCAACGTTTCCGCTCGGCCGATTGATTCCGGGCTGGCAGATGGCAATTCCGCAAATGGGTGTGGGAGAGACGATTGAAATCGCAGTCCCTGCCGATTTGGCCTATGGTCCTGTCGGAAGAGGTCCGATCCCCGGCAATGCCACGCTGGTTTTTAAAGTGGAGCTGATCGGGATCGCTGAATAG